In Zingiber officinale cultivar Zhangliang chromosome 3B, Zo_v1.1, whole genome shotgun sequence, a single window of DNA contains:
- the LOC121967702 gene encoding small heat shock protein, chloroplastic-like isoform X2: MASFMALRNGVASKLVKKLPIAVPVSRPVPAPLAAATATRSFNTGALLQVDGDDRAFERPSDSGHRSDFPSFRDVFDPFNSTRSLNQLLSLMNQIQMLDNVPFFSAPAGQRDASRGFRRGWDVREDEDALHLRVDMPGLGKEHVRVWSEQNTLVIQGDGENEKVGEEDAAGRKYSSRIVLPPESFKMDQIKAEMKNGVLKVVVPKLKQEEGKDVFQVQVE; encoded by the exons ATGGCCAGCTTCATGGCTCTCAGAAATGGTGTGGCTTCCAAACTCGTGAAGAAGTTACCCATCGCCGTACCAGTTAGCCGCCCCGTGCCCGCCCCCTTGGCTGCTGCTACCGCTACTCGCTCCTTCAACACCGGCGCTCTACTTCAGGTCGATGGAGACGATCGTGCCTTCGAACGCCCCTCCGACTCCGGCCACCGCTCTGATTTCCCCTCCTTCCGAG ATGTGTTTGATCCGTTCAACTCGACGCGGAGCCTCAACCAACTACTGAGCCTGATGAATCAGATCCAGATGCTAGACAACGTCCCGTTCTTTTCTGCTCCGGCAGGGCAGAGGGATGCCTCCCGCGGGTTTCGCCGTGGGTGGGATGTGAGGGAGGACGAAGATGCTCTGCACCTGCGAGTGGACATGCCGGGGCTTGGGAAGGAGCATGTGAGGGTGTGGAGTGAGCAGAACACCCTGGTGATCCAGGGCGACGGAGAAAACGAAAAGGTAGGGGAAGAGGATGCCGCCGGGCGGAAGTACAGCAGCCGCATCGTTCTGCCGCCGGAGTCTTTTAAGATGGATCAGATCAAGGCGGAGATGAAGAACGGCGTGCTCAAGGTGGTGGTGCCCAAGTTGAAGCAGGAGGAGGGGAAGGACGTTTTCCAAGTGCAGGTCGAGTGA
- the LOC121967703 gene encoding protein CELLULOSE SYNTHASE INTERACTIVE 1-like — protein MERNVDAKVHDLEPPSSNSVVRTGSRDRSGMEDPDGTVSSVAQCIEQLRRSSTTVQEKENSLKGLLDLIENNDNSFGVVASHSQAVPALVALLRSGSLEIKVLAASVLGSLCKEEDLRIKVLLGGCIPPLLALLKSSSVNGQTEAAKTIYAVSQGGTRDHVGSKIFSTERVVPVLWDQLKNFPRNGTVVDGLLTGALKNLSRTTEGFWSSTIESGGVDILIEVVASGQSSTLANACHLLGCLIMEEASVCSQLLAAELTKKLLKFLGPNNESSVRAEAAGALKSLSAQCKEARHVIVNLNGIPALINATIAPSKEFMQGESAQALQENAMCALANISGGLSSVISSLGESLESCSSPAQIADTLGALASALMIYDSNADSTMSSDPFSIEKILVKQFKSKVPLLIQERAIEALASLYSNTILSNTLTNSEAKRLLVGLITMTTNDAKDELVKSLLALCNKDCSLWHALLGREGVQLLISLLGLSSEQQQECSVALLCLLSNENDESKWAITAAGGIPPLVQILETGSSKAKEDSATILGNLCNHSEDIRACVESADAVPALLWLLKNGSDNGKEIASRTLNHLIHKSDTSTISQLSALLTSDQPESKVYVLEALRSLLSVAPLSDILREGSAANGAIDTMIKILSSSKEETRAKSALTLASLFHCRKDLRETAVAVKSFWSLMKLLNVEEEKILMAASSCLAAIFLSIKKNKEIGAIAKETYAPLVLLANSSILDVAEQATRALANLLLDYEISVQAVPEEIISPATRVLQHGTMDGKTHAAAAVARLLHVRSIDKTLADTFNHAGTVLALASLLESATIEDAATSEALDALLMLSRSKGLAEHEHVKPPWAILAEYPHTIVPLVSCIANGTPLLQDKAVEILSRLCHDQHSVLGGIVCESSGCVSSLARQVIESNNFKVKIGGSALLICAAKEQSQKLMETLSEQRLCSNLIQSLVGILRSPDSFADERNGYKNMDISIYRQSKGQWRNGESECSTSVISAKMVPIWLLSMLASCDSGIRTTIMEAGAVEIITNLISHYPFLNVQSGSGEDNTAWASALLLALLFQDREIIRSDATMHSIPILASLLRSEDSVNRYFAAQALTSLVCNGSRGTLLAVANSGAAVGFISLLGCADSDIADLLELADEFFLVQNPDQIALEKLFRVDDVRNGATSRKAIPLLVDLLKPIPDRPGAPFLALGLLTQLAVDCPSNKQLMVESGILEAVTKYLSLGPQDATEEAATDLLGILFSSAEARKHESAIGAVNQLVAVLRLGGRNSRYSAAKALESLFLAEHIRNGETARQAVQPLVEMLSTGSEREQHAAIASLVRLLCDNPSRALAVADVEMNAVDVLCRILSSNCSMELKGNSAELCCVLFGNTRIRSTVAAARCVEPLLSLLVSEFSPSHHSVVRALDKLLDDDQLADLVAAHGAVVPLVSLLFGKNYDLHETIARTLVKLGRDRPGCKLEMVNSGIIESLLSILDEAPDFLCVALAELLRILTNNSSIAKGPSAAKVVEPLFSLLTRPEIGPDGQHSVLQVLVNILEHPECRADYHLTPQQALEPVVALLDSPTQAVQQLAAELLSNLLLNEQLQRDVVSEQAIGPLVQLLGSGVPVIQQRAIKALVNIVLVWPNTIAKEGGVYELSKVILQADPPLPHAIWESAANILSSVLQYSTEFFLEVPVAVLVQLLHSETESTVVGALNALLVLESDDSTSAEAMAGSGAIEALLELLRNHQCEETAARLLETLLNNIKIRDSKAAKSAISPLSMYLLDPQTQSQQGRLLAALSLGDLFQNEGLARSADAVSACRALVNLLEDQPSEETKVVALCALQNLVVCSRSNKRAVAESGGVQVVLDLINSGNPDTSVQAAMFVKLLFSNHTIQEYASSETVRAITAAIEKDLWASGSVNEEYLKSLTALLSNFPRLRASEPATLSIPHLVTSLKTGSEAAQEAALDSLFLLRQAWSACPTEVFKAQSVAASEAIPLLQFLIQSGPPRFQEKAELLLQCLPGTLTVTIKRGSNLKQSVGNPSVFCKLTLGNNPPRLTKVVSTGPTPEWDEAFAWAFDSPPKGQKLHISCKNKSKLGKSSFGKVTIQIDRVVMLGTVSGEYTLLPESKSGPRNLEIEFQWSNK, from the exons ATG GAAAGAAATGTGGATGCTAAAGTTCATGATTTGGAGCCACCATCATCAAACTCAGTAGTGAGAACGGGTTCAAG GGATCGGAGTGGCATGGAGGACCCAGATGGAACAGTTTCAAGTGTTGCTCAGTGCATAGAGCAGTTGAGACGGAGTTCTACGACTGTTCAAGAGAAAGAGAATTCTTTAAAAGGACTACTAGACCTTATTGAAAATAATGATAATTCTTTTGGAGTTGTTGCATCACATTCCCAGGCAGTTCCAGCACTTGTTGCTCTTCTAAGGTCAGGTTCATTAGAAATCAAGGTTTTGGCAGCCTCTGTTTTGGGATCCCTTTGCAAGGAGGAAGACTTAAGGATAAAAGTATTACTTGGTGGGTGCATTCCTCCACTCCTTGCACTCCTAAAATCCAGCTCAGTCAATGGACAAACTGAAGCTGCAAAAACAATTTATGCTGTTTCCCAAGGTGGGACAAGGGACCATGTTGGATCAAAAATTTTCTCAACCGAAAGAGTTGTTCCTGTCCTTTGGGATCAACTGAAAAATTTTCCTAGGAATGGAACTGTGGTGGATGGTTTGCTTACTGGAGCATTAAAGAACTTATCCAGGACAACTGAAGGATTTTGGTCATCGACTATAGAATCCGGAGGTGTGGATATACTTATAGAAGTGGTTGCTTCTGGCCAGTCAAGTACCCTTGCAAATGCCTGTCATCTTCTAGGATGCCTAATAATGGAAGAGGCATCAGTTTGTTCCCAACTCCTGGCTGCAGAATTGACGAAGAAACTCCTAAAATTTCTTGGGCCCAATAATGAATCTTCTGTGAGAGCTGAGGCTGCTGGGGCACTCAAATCTCTGTCTGCTCAGTGCAAAGAGGCCAGACACGTAATTGTCAATTTGAATGGTATCCCTGCTTTAATAAATGCTACTATAGCTCCGTCAAAAGAATTTATGCAAGGAGAATCTGCTCAAGCATTGCAGGAAAATGCAATGTGTGCATTGGCAAATATATCTGGTGGATTGTCATCTGTCATTTCCAGTCTGGGTGAGAGTCTTGAATCATGCTCTTCACCAGCACAGATAGCTGACACTCTGGGAGCTTTAGCCTCAGCCTTGATGATTTATGACTCAAATGCCGACTCTACCATGTCATCAGACCCTTTCAGTATTGAGAAGATATTGGTAAAGCAGTTTAAATCAAAGGTGCCTTTGCTTATTCAGGAACGCGCTATAGAAGCATTGGCTAGTTTGTATAGTAATACCATTTTGTCAAATACACTCACAAATTCTGAAGCAAAACGCCTGCTTGTTGGTTTGATAACTATGACTACAAATGATGCAAAGGATGAACTTGTGAAATCTCTCCTTGCCCTCTGCAACAAAGATTGTAGTCTATGGCATGCTTTACTAGGACGTGAAGGGGTTCAGCTGTTGATCTCTCTTCTTGGCCTTTCTTCAGAGCAACAACAAGAATGTTCAGTTGCTTTACTTTGCCTGTTATCCAATGAGAATGACGAAAGTAAATGGGCCATAACTGCTGCTGGTGGAATACCACCTCTCGTTCAGATTTTAGAAACTGGATCCTCAAAAGCAAAAGAAGATTCTGCAACTATACTTGGCAACCTTTGTAACCATAGTGAAGACATAAGAGCATGTGTTGAAAGCGCTGATGCTGTTCCTGCTCTACTATGGCTGCTAAAAAATGGAAGTGATAATGGAAAAGAAATTGCTTCGAGGACATTAAACCATCTTATCCATAAATCAGATACTAGTACTATAAGTCAATTGTCTGCTTTACTAACAAGTGATCAGCCTGAGTCCAAAGTTTATGTTCTGGAGGCGCTACGAAGTTTGCTCTCTGTGGCACCTCTTAGTGACATATTGCGTGAAGGAAGTGCAGCAAATGGTGCCATTGACACCATGATTAAAATCTTGAGCTCCTCAAAGGAAGAAACTCGTGCTAAATCAGCATTGACACTTGCATCACTGTTTCATTGCCGcaaggatttgagagaaactgcTGTTGCAGTGAAGAGTTTTTGGTCTCTCATGAAGCTACTTAATGTGGAGGAAGAAAAAATTTTGATGGCAGCTTCGTCTTGTCTTGCTGCTATCTTCCTTTCAATTAAGAAAAACAAGGAGATTGGTGCAATTGCTAAAGAAACATATGCCCCTTTGGTGCTTCTTGCCAATTCCTCTATTCTTGACGTTGCAGAACAGGCAACACGAGCTTTAGCTAACCTTCTTTTGGATTATGAAATCTCAGTACAAGCAGTTCCAGAGGAGATTATCTCACCTGCTACAAGGGTACTGCAGCATGGCACAATGGATGGAAAAACTCATGCTGCTGCAGCAGTTGCGCGTCTTCTCCATGTTCGTTCTATTGATAAAACTTTGGCTGATACTTTCAACCATGCTGGGACAGTTCTTGCACTTGCTTCTCTATTGGAGTCTGCTACAATTGAAGATGCTGCTACATCAGAAGCTCTTGACGCATTGCTCATGTTGTCAAGATCAAAAGGATTAGCAGAACATGAACATGTAAAACCTCCTTGGGCTATCCTTGCTGAGTACCCTCATACTATAGTTCCTTTGGTGTCTTGCATAGCCAATGGCACACCTTTATTGCAAGATAAAGCTGTGGAAATCTTGTCAAGGCTCTGTCATGATCAGCATTCTGTACTGGGTGGTATAGTATGTGAAAGCTCGGGATGTGTGTCATCATTAGCAAGGCAAGTTATTGAATCAAATAACTTTAAGGTTAAAATCGGGGGAAGTGCTCTTCTTATTTGTGCTGCAAAAGAGCAAAGCCAAAAGCTGATGGAAACCTTAAGCGAACAGAGGTTGTGCTCTAATCTAATTCAGTCTCTTGTTGGCATACTGCGTTCTCCAGATTCCTTTGCCGATGAAAGAAATGGTTATAAAAATATGGATATAAGCATTTATAGGCAATCTAAAGGGCAATGGAGAAATGGTGAATCTGAATGCAGCACATCTGTCATTTCTGCTAAAATGGTTCCAATATGGTTACTCTCtatgcttgcttcttgtgatagTGGAATTAGAACAACAATAATGGAGGCCGGAGCAGTGGAAATTATTACAAATCTGATATCTCATTATCCCTTCTTAAATGTTCAG AGTGGTTCTGGAGAAGATAATACTGCATGGGCAAGTGCTTTGCTCTTGGCTTTGCTATTTCAAGACAGGGAAATTATACGTTCAGATGCTACGATGCATTCCATTCCAATTCTTGCAAGTTTATTAAGATCAGAAGATTCTGTAAACAGATACTTTGCTGCTCAAGCTTTGACAAGTCTGGTTTGTAATGGTAGCAGAGGAACACTGCTAGCAGTAGCTAATTCTGGAGCAGCCGTTGGGTTTATTTCTCTGCTTGGCTGTGCTGATAGTGATATAGCTGATCTTCTAGAATTGGCAGATGAGTTCTTCCTAGTGCAAAACCCAGATCAGATTGCATTGGAGAAATTGTTTAGAGTAGATGATGTAAGAAATGGTGCTACTTCTCGGAAAGCTATACCTTTGCTTGTGGATTTACTTAAACCAATCCCAGATCGACCAGGTGCACCCTTCTTGGCACTGGGTCTTCTTACACAGCTAGCTGTAGATTGCCCATCAAATAAGCAGTTAATGGTTGAATCTGGAATTCTAGAGGCAGTCACTAAGTACCTTTCACTTGGCCCACAAGATGCAACAGAAGAAGCTGCAACAGATTTACTTGGCATTTTGTTTAGCTCTGCAGAAGCAAGAAAACATGAATCTGCTATTGGTGCAGTTAACCAACTTGTGGCTGTCTTGCGTTTGGGTGGAAGAAATTCCAGATATAGTGCAGCTAAAGCATTGGAGAGTTTATTTCTTGCTGAACACATTAGAAATGGAGAGACAGCTCGGCAAGCTGTTCAACCCCTTGTGGAGATGCTAAGCACTGGTTCAGAGAGAGAACAACATGCTGCTATAGCTTCACTAGTAAGACTACTCTGTGATAATCCATCAAGAGCCCTTGCTGTTGCTGATGTTGAGATGAATGCAGTGGATGTACTCTGTCGTATTCTTTCTTCAAATTGTTCAATGGAACTGAAGGGTAATTCTGCTGAGTTATGTTGTGTTCTCTTTGGAAATACAAGAATACGATCTACTGTAGCAGCAGCTCGTTGTGTGGAGCCTCTGTTGTCACTATTAGTTAGTGAGTTTAGTCCTTCTCATCACTCAGTTGTTAGAGCATTAGATAAACTTTTAGATGATGACCAATTGGCAGATCTTGTAGCTGCACATGGTGCTGTTGTCCCTCTTGTTAGCCTGCTATTTGGTAAAAATTATGATCTTCATGAGACCATTGCTAGAACATTGGTGAAATTAGGGAGGGACAGACCAGGTTGTAAGTTGGAAATGGTAAATTCTGGAATCATTGAAAGCCTGCTCTCCATCCTTGATGAAGCTCCAGATTTTCTTTGTGTTGCATTAGCTGAATTACTTCGTATATTGACCAATAATTCTAGCATAGCAAAGGGTCCTTCTGCAGCAAAAGTTGTGGAGCCACTTTTCTCACTGCTAACAAGGCCTGAAATTGGTCCTGATGGACAGCATAGTGTACTTCAAGTTCTTGTAAACATTTTGGAACATCCTGAATGCCGAGCTGATTATCATTTGACACCACAACAGGCTCTGGAACCAGTTGTTGCCTTGTTGGATTCACCTACTCAAGCAGTGCAACAATTAGCTGCAGAACTCTTATCAAATCTTCTACTGAATGAACAGCTACAGAGGGATGTGGTGTCAGAGCAAGCAATTGGTCCCCTTGTTCAGCTACTTGGATCAGGTGTTCCTGTTATCCAGCAGAGGGCAATTAAAGCTCTTGTTAACATTGTGTTAGTCTGGCCAAACACAATTGCAAAAGAGGGTGGTGTCTATGAGTTGTCCAAAGTAATTTTGCAGGCTGACCCTCCATTGCCGCATGCAATATGGGAATCTGCTGCTAACATTTTGTCAAGCGTCTTGCAGTATAGTACTGAATTTTTTCTGGAAGTACCTGTGGCTGTCCTGGTGCAACTGCTTCACTCCGAAACAGAAAGTACAGTTGTTGGCGCATTAAATGCACTCCTTGTCTTAGAAAGTGATGACTCAACCAGTGCAGAAGCAATGGCTGGAAGTGGTGCTATAGAGGCACTGTTGGAACTTCTTAGGAATCATCAGTGTGAGGAAACAGCAGCAAGACTACTGGAAACATTGTTGAACAACATAAAAATCAGAGATTCAAAAGCTGCTAAATCTGCTATATCACCATTGTCAATGTACCTTCTAGATCCACAAACACAATCACAGCAGGGGAGGTTGCTTGCAGCACTTTCTTTGGGTGATCTTTTTCAAAATGAAGGTCTTGCTCGAAGTGCAGATGCTGTTTCAGCATGCCGTGCACTGGTAAATCTTCTTGAAGATCAACCAAGTGAGGAAACTAAAGTAGTGGCACTATGTGCTCTTCAGAACCTTGTGGTGTGTAGCAGATCTAATAAGAGAGCGGTTGCAGAATCTGGTGGTGTTCAAGTTGTGCTGGACCTGATAAACTCTGGCAATCCTGATACATCAGTTCAAGCAGCAATGTTtgttaaacttctcttttctaatCATACTATACAAGAATATGCTTCTAGTGAGACTGTGAGAGCAATTACTG CTGCTATTGAAAAGGATTTATGGGCATCGGGTAGTGTGAATGAggaatatctaaaatctttaacTGCATTGCTCAGCAATTTTCCACGTCTGAGAGCTTCTGAACCTGCTACATTGAGTATTCCCCATCTGGTAACATCCCTCAAAACTGGTTCAGAGGCAGCTCAAGAAGCAGCATTGGATTCCTTGTTTCTCCTGAGGCAGGCATGGTCTGCATGCCCCActgaagttttcaaagctcaatcAGTTGCTGCATCAGAAGCTATTCCATTATTGCAATTCTTGATTCAGTCTGGCCCACCTCGATTCCAGGAAAAAGCTGAACTTCTCTTGCAGTGTTTACCAGGGACATTAACAGTGACAATAAAACGTGGGAGCAATCTAAAGCAATCAGTGGGAAATCCCAGTGTCTTCTGCAAACTTACACTAGGCAACAATCCACCTAGACTAACAAAG GTGGTGTCAACTGGACCTACACCTGAATGGGATGAGGCTTTTGCTTGGGCTTTTGACAGTCCTCCAAAAGGGCAAAAGCTTCATATTTCTTGCAAGAACAAGAGCAAACTTGGGAAG AGTTCATTTGGAAAAGTGACAATCCAGATTGACCGGGTGGTTATGTTAGGAACAGTTTCTGGAGAGTATACACTACTGCCTGAGAGCAAAAGCGGCCCTCGGAACCTTGAAATTGAATTCCAGTGGTCCAATAAATAA
- the LOC121967702 gene encoding small heat shock protein, chloroplastic-like isoform X1 produces the protein MASFMALRNGVASKLVKKLPIAVPVSRPVPAPLAAATATRSFNTGALLQVDGDDRAFERPSDSGHRSDFPSFRDVFDPFNSTRSLNQLLSLMNQIQMLDNVPFFSAPAGQRDASRGFRRGWDVREDEDALHLRVDMPGLGKEHVRVWSEQNTLVIQGDGENEKVGEEDAAGRKYSSRIVLPPESFKMDQIKAEMKNGVLKVVVPKLKQEEGKDVFQVQFACGQSKIVSHKPLLLNCKLKSQEPLEACRIWCLLDYQFFMRTNPLLHKHFRWIA, from the exons ATGGCCAGCTTCATGGCTCTCAGAAATGGTGTGGCTTCCAAACTCGTGAAGAAGTTACCCATCGCCGTACCAGTTAGCCGCCCCGTGCCCGCCCCCTTGGCTGCTGCTACCGCTACTCGCTCCTTCAACACCGGCGCTCTACTTCAGGTCGATGGAGACGATCGTGCCTTCGAACGCCCCTCCGACTCCGGCCACCGCTCTGATTTCCCCTCCTTCCGAG ATGTGTTTGATCCGTTCAACTCGACGCGGAGCCTCAACCAACTACTGAGCCTGATGAATCAGATCCAGATGCTAGACAACGTCCCGTTCTTTTCTGCTCCGGCAGGGCAGAGGGATGCCTCCCGCGGGTTTCGCCGTGGGTGGGATGTGAGGGAGGACGAAGATGCTCTGCACCTGCGAGTGGACATGCCGGGGCTTGGGAAGGAGCATGTGAGGGTGTGGAGTGAGCAGAACACCCTGGTGATCCAGGGCGACGGAGAAAACGAAAAGGTAGGGGAAGAGGATGCCGCCGGGCGGAAGTACAGCAGCCGCATCGTTCTGCCGCCGGAGTCTTTTAAGATGGATCAGATCAAGGCGGAGATGAAGAACGGCGTGCTCAAGGTGGTGGTGCCCAAGTTGAAGCAGGAGGAGGGGAAGGACGTTTTCCAAGTGCAG TTTGCATGCGGACAAAGTAAAATCGTCTCTCATAAACCATTGCTGCTTAATTGTAAACTGAAATCTCAAGAGCCATTGGAAGCTTGCAGAATCTGGTGTTTGCTTGACTACCAGTTTTTCATGCGGACAAA TCCTCTATTACACAAACATTTTAGGTGGATCGCATAA
- the LOC121967705 gene encoding nodulin-26-like — protein sequence MSQAIHSSEAYSTPSSSIMTSNAEEVKQHSDDGLQSTPSKLQKAAAEFIGTYILIFIGCGSAFVALNLSDIGLLGVAFTWGVVITALVYTFGHISGAHFNPAVTIAVAVAGKLPWIIVPLYMVAQVFGSVLASFTLKWLFYGNPAEVMLTLPSHGTNNLKVIAWEITLTFILMLVISGAAADGRAVKELSGVAVGAAVFVDVLIAGKVTGASMNPARSLGPAIAVQKFDRFWLYVVAPVIGAVAGSTLYSFLSVAENSHNGKSAKRNTEKRINSNIIC from the exons ATGTCACAGGCGATTCATTCTTCTGAAGCTTATTCAACACCTTCCTCATCAATTATGACTTCAAATGCAGAGGAAGTAAAACAGCATTCTGATGATGGGCTTCAGAGCACGCCATCAAAATTACAGAAg GCTGCAGCTGAGTTCATTGGCACATACATCTTAATCTTTATAGGTTGTGGATCAGCCTTTGTCGCCCTGAACCTAAGTGACATTGGTTTACTTGGCGTAGCCTTCACTTGGGGTGTAGTTATAACAGCCTTGGTCTACACATTTGGCCACATCTCCGGTGCACATTTCAATCCTGCAGTGACCATTGCTGTTGCGGTTGCTGGCAAACTCCCCTGGATTATT GTTCCACTCTACATGGTGGCTCAGGTGTTTGGATCAGTCCTTGCTAGCTTCACACTAAAATGGTTATTTTATGGAAATCCAGCAGAAGTCATGCTCACTCTTCCTTCCCACGGCACAAACAATCTTAAAGTTATTGCATGGGAGATCACCCTCACATTCATCTTGATGCTTGTTATCAGTGGTGCTGCTGCTGATGGCAGAGCG GTCAAGGAGCTCTCAGGAGTTGCAGTGGGAGCTGCAGTCTTTGTTGACGTTCTCATAGCTGG CAAAGTGACTGGTGCTTCCATGAACCCAGCAAGAAGCTTAGGACCTGCAATTGCAGTGCAGAAGTTCGATAGGTTCTGGCTTTATGTAGTTGCACCGGTGATCGGTGCAGTTGCTGGATCAACCTTGTATAGCTTCCTCAGCGTGGCAGAAAATTCTCATAATGGGAAGAGTGCAAAAAGAAATACTGAAAAGAGGATAAATTCCAATATAATCTGCTAA